The Gammaproteobacteria bacterium DNA segment CAAGCGTAACCTGCTGTTGGCGGTGCCGCTGTCCGGCTTCGTGCTGCTACTGGCGGTACTGGGCTTGGGGCTGCGCTACGATCCCCGCCTGCTGCCCTCGGCCCTGATTGGCAAGCCGCTGCCCGATTTCCAGGCCGAGCGCCTGGACGACCCCGGGCAAACCGTCACCCCGGCCGATCTTCGGGGGGATATCGCCCTACTCAACATCTGGGCGACATGGTGCCCGACCTGCCGCGCCGAGCACGAGTTTCTGCGCGCGCTGAAGCAGCAGGGGATCACGATCTAC contains these protein-coding regions:
- a CDS encoding DsbE family thiol:disulfide interchange protein, whose product is MPSKRNLLLAVPLSGFVLLLAVLGLGLRYDPRLLPSALIGKPLPDFQAERLDDPGQTVTPADLRGDIALLNIWATWCPTCRAEHEFLRALKQQGITIYGINYKDQRDKALRWLEMLGDPYRLSIYDAEGRIGIDLGVYGAPETYLLDAAGVIRYRHVGELNQQTWEREILPRLEALTKAG